In Fusarium oxysporum f. sp. lycopersici 4287 chromosome 2, whole genome shotgun sequence, a genomic segment contains:
- a CDS encoding hypothetical protein (At least one base has a quality score < 10): MSNSLQYIFGGPKAWTVVSGPPQIPTPRKPNSTAILTPSTLGGAGFASQRTVGDLALDLSCTEGIKLSLGWDSSDQTFTLNVKDTIPGKREDGRDEAGVSWEYDFKAPENGGEIFMKWDEFKATYRGREVEDPEPLKLNDIKRISLMARSFFDKQDGDFKLYVNWIAAVKKDDNDSDDDGDLKKHALEQRSSPRPVWKRLFCGLL; the protein is encoded by the exons atgTCAAACAGTCTGCAATACATCTTCGGTGGCCCCAA GGCTTGGACAGTGGTCTCTGGACCGCCTCAGA TTCCCACCCCACGCAAGCCAAATTCTACGGCCATCTTGACACCAAGTACTCTTGGCGGCGCTGGCTTTGCTTCGCAGCGCACAGTCGGCGACCTAGCACTCGATCTCTCCTGCACAGAGGGCATAAAGCTCTCCCTTGGCTGGGACAGCTCGGATCAGACTTTTACGCTCAACGTAAAAGACACCATCCCTGGAAAGAGGGAGGATGGGAGAGATGAGGCTGGTGTGAGCTGGGAGTACGACTTTAAGGCGCCAGAGAATGGAGGTGAGATTTTCATGAAGTGGGATGAGTTCAAGGCGACATATCGTGGGAGGGAGGTTGAGGATCCTGAGCcgttgaagttgaatgaCATCAAGAGAATATCTCTCATGGCACGAAG CTTCTTTGATAAGCAGGATGGAGACTTCAAGTTGTATGTCAACTGGATCgctgctgtcaagaaggatgataACGAcagcgatgacgatggtgatCTCAAGAAGCATGCTCTTGAGCAGCGATCTAGCCCTCGTCCTGTATGGAAGAGGCTGTTCTGCGGTCTTTTGTAA